In Candidatus Accumulibacter cognatus, the genomic window CATGGATCCGCCGATGTTGGAAGACTACCGTTACTGGAAGGATCTGGACTACACCCCGGCGAGCCGCGATGTCGTGCCCGCTTCTTTGGCCGGGCGAGTCCATGCCGGGCAACGGGCGCTGGACGTTGGCTGTCATCACGGCGCGGCGAGCTTCTTCATGGCGTCGATCGGTTTGCGGGTGCTGGGTATCGATATCAATCCGCGGGCCGTCGAAGTGGCCCGGCGGCAAAGACCAATGAGCACAGCCGGGCGTTGGCCCGAGTTCGTCGTTGCCGACTTTCTGGCCGATCGCTTTGCCGAGCCGGCGAGCTTCGACGTCGTCGTCCTTAACCGCTTTCTCACCTGCCTGCCGGCGTTTCCGGATTGGCAAAGCGGCCTCGAACGGGCACAGGATCTCCTGGTCGATGGAGGAGTCATCTACGTCAATGATTTTCTCCTCATGCCGGCGTGTGATCACAATCGCAGCCGGTACGTGCAGGGCCATGCGAGCGGAGGGCGCTGGGGCAACTTCGCGGTCTTCGATGAACAGGAGCAGGCCAGCTTTGTTGCTCATCACCACAGCGCGCAGGAACTGCGACGGATCGCAGCACCCTATCGGCTGGCCTGTCTGCGGCGCTACTCGACGCGCTCACGGAACGGATACCCGAGCCGGATGTTCGAACTGATCGGCGTGCTGGAAGCACGTCCGCTCCGGATCGGCTGACCAGCGCTGACCAGGGGGATGATCACCGCTAGCCGCACCATTCTTGGCCTCTATCATGGCTACAACGCCAATGCGTGCGTTCTCATCGACGGGCAGCCGGTCGTGGTCGTCGAGAAGGAACGGCACTCACGAGTCAGGCATGCCTATGGTTCGTCTCCCGAGTGCGTGCAGGACAGTCTGCACCGGGCCGGCCTGAGCATTGCTGACGTGGATTGCGTCGCTTTCTGCGGGGCATCCGACATCGATACCGACTATGGCTATGATGTCCCCGTGTCCGCCGATGCGCGGACACGGTTCCCCGCCACACTCGGGACACGACTGCTGTCGTCCGAATGTTTCCGGGAAACCTCGCTCCGCGTTCTCGACCGGGTGCTGCCCGCGGTGATCGTCGAACACCATGTCGCACACGGCGCCTGCGCGTTCTATACCTCGGGTTTCCAGGAGAGTCTGGTGCTGGCCTTCGACGGGCTCGGCGATTTCGGCCGCTCCTGTCTGATCATGCGCGGCGAACGCACGCAGCTCGACTGCCTTGAGTCGGTCCCTCTGCGCATCGGGCTGGCGTTCAGGAAGGCGGGGACGC contains:
- a CDS encoding class I SAM-dependent methyltransferase, whose amino-acid sequence is MLEDYRYWKDLDYTPASRDVVPASLAGRVHAGQRALDVGCHHGAASFFMASIGLRVLGIDINPRAVEVARRQRPMSTAGRWPEFVVADFLADRFAEPASFDVVVLNRFLTCLPAFPDWQSGLERAQDLLVDGGVIYVNDFLLMPACDHNRSRYVQGHASGGRWGNFAVFDEQEQASFVAHHHSAQELRRIAAPYRLACLRRYSTRSRNGYPSRMFELIGVLEARPLRIG